From the genome of Candidatus Poribacteria bacterium, one region includes:
- a CDS encoding dihydrofolate reductase, translating to MVVSMIAALDKNRLIGNGPDIPWQMPVDRRHFRDMTIGKPVVMGRKTFETLKRPLGKRRNIILTRNRAYEAPKGCIVAHSVEEILKLCAGTEELMICGGAPIYEAFLPHAHRLYLTQIHGTFEGDVYFPAFDTEAWQEIKRIDGEPDEKNPYPYSFLFLERK from the coding sequence ATGGTAGTTTCAATGATTGCCGCACTGGATAAAAACAGGCTCATCGGTAACGGACCGGATATCCCATGGCAGATGCCCGTCGATCGACGACATTTCCGCGATATGACAATTGGCAAGCCCGTCGTTATGGGACGTAAGACCTTTGAAACGCTTAAACGTCCTCTGGGCAAGCGGCGCAACATCATTCTCACACGAAACAGGGCTTACGAGGCACCGAAAGGGTGTATCGTTGCCCATTCGGTGGAAGAGATCCTCAAACTTTGTGCGGGAACAGAGGAACTCATGATATGCGGCGGTGCACCTATCTACGAAGCCTTTTTACCGCACGCACACCGACTCTACCTGACGCAGATCCACGGAACATTTGAAGGCGATGTTTATTTTCCAGCGTTCGATACCGAAGCGTGGCAAGAAATCAAACGCATTGATGGTGAACCCGACGAGAAAAATCCGTATCCTTACAGTTTTTTGTTTTTAGAAAGAAAGTAG
- a CDS encoding ThuA domain-containing protein, translating into MLNLCMLSGSFEYDSEVSLTTFKTFVEKHYPIQTNLVVYNSEDHDPSLEALDDADVLLVFTRRLNTEGASLKQFQAYCEQGKPLVGVRTASHAYQNWLEFDKAVLGGDYQGHYGDGPPTHVELIATGHPILNGIPAFDCYGSLYKNPSLRDDTSLLLTGRTDEHSEPVAWTRLHNGGRICYTSLGHQKDFEVEPFLRFLAQSILWVAEQI; encoded by the coding sequence GTGCTTAATTTGTGTATGCTTTCCGGTTCCTTTGAGTACGATTCCGAGGTATCCTTGACGACTTTCAAAACATTCGTTGAAAAACACTATCCGATCCAAACGAATTTAGTCGTCTACAATTCAGAAGATCACGATCCGTCTTTAGAAGCGTTAGATGATGCAGATGTGCTATTGGTTTTCACACGCCGTCTCAATACAGAGGGGGCATCACTGAAACAATTTCAAGCCTACTGCGAACAAGGCAAGCCGCTCGTTGGTGTCAGAACAGCGAGCCACGCTTATCAAAACTGGCTGGAATTCGATAAAGCCGTATTGGGAGGCGACTATCAAGGCCATTACGGTGACGGTCCTCCCACGCACGTGGAATTGATTGCTACAGGACATCCTATCCTGAACGGCATTCCAGCGTTTGACTGTTACGGGAGTCTTTACAAAAACCCATCACTTCGCGACGATACTTCTCTACTCTTAACGGGACGGACAGATGAACATTCAGAACCTGTCGCATGGACCCGTTTGCATAATGGTGGACGCATCTGTTATACTTCATTAGGGCACCAGAAAGATTTTGAAGTAGAACCTTTTTTACGATTCCTGGCACAAAGTATCTTGTGGGTAGCGGAACAGATATAG